One Streptomyces sp. B21-105 genomic region harbors:
- a CDS encoding siderophore-interacting protein has translation MAQGRGWEGAVLKLMRAKDFTLTVTAAEDVTDDYRRLHMSDGGLLAATGVHPTIWVRLWFENAGRPHQRAYTLVDPDPAAGAFSLEFALHDGAASDWARAAKPGDTIDATVQGTGFVPPAPAPSHVLVIGDPASLPAVNSLLGEGEGALGFAPATVWFEGQADGGLPFRTDPARHEIRHVPRREAGAELVERVRAELPELLSATPEPYVWIGCDTHTTRTLSAYVRKELGVPKERVHALGYWRAS, from the coding sequence ATGGCACAGGGGCGGGGCTGGGAGGGTGCGGTCCTCAAGTTGATGCGGGCGAAGGACTTCACCCTCACCGTGACGGCTGCGGAGGACGTCACCGACGACTACCGCCGGCTGCACATGTCGGACGGCGGACTGCTCGCCGCGACCGGCGTCCACCCGACGATCTGGGTGCGGCTCTGGTTCGAGAACGCCGGCCGGCCGCACCAGCGGGCCTACACGCTGGTCGACCCCGACCCGGCGGCCGGCGCCTTCAGCCTGGAGTTCGCCCTGCACGACGGCGCGGCCAGCGACTGGGCCCGCGCGGCGAAGCCCGGCGACACCATCGACGCGACCGTCCAGGGCACCGGCTTCGTGCCGCCGGCCCCGGCTCCCTCGCACGTCCTCGTCATCGGCGACCCGGCCTCGCTGCCCGCCGTCAACTCGCTGCTCGGCGAGGGCGAGGGCGCGCTCGGCTTCGCACCGGCCACCGTCTGGTTCGAGGGCCAGGCCGACGGCGGGCTGCCCTTCCGGACCGACCCCGCCCGCCACGAGATACGGCACGTGCCCCGGCGCGAGGCCGGCGCGGAGCTCGTCGAACGGGTCAGGGCCGAGCTGCCCGAACTGCTGTCGGCCACCCCCGAGCCGTACGTCTGGATCGGCTGCGATACCCACACCACCCGGACGCTGTCGGCGTACGTGCGCAAGGAGCTCGGCGTCCCGAAGGAGCGGGTGCACGCCCTGGGGTACTGGCGCGCGAGCTGA
- a CDS encoding HhH-GPD-type base excision DNA repair protein: MDVTLHLSQDPEADELLGRSPLAALVGMLLDQQVPMEWAFKGPRTIADRLGADDLDAQDIAVQDPEAFAALLSDKPAVHRYPGSMAKRVQQLCQYLVEHYDGDAAAVWQDVATGKELLARLEELPGFGRQKAQIFLALLGKQLGVRPTGWREAAGLYGEPKSFRSVADITGPESLGKVRAHKQEMKAAAKVAKAGKAVAAGKTGTARKAGKQAEKQKPTS; this comes from the coding sequence ATGGACGTCACCCTTCACCTCTCCCAGGATCCCGAGGCCGACGAGCTCCTCGGGCGGTCCCCGCTCGCCGCGCTGGTCGGGATGCTGCTGGACCAGCAGGTTCCGATGGAGTGGGCGTTCAAGGGCCCCCGGACGATCGCCGACCGGCTCGGCGCCGACGACCTGGACGCGCAGGACATCGCCGTCCAGGACCCGGAGGCCTTCGCCGCGCTGCTCTCCGACAAGCCGGCCGTGCACCGCTACCCCGGCTCCATGGCCAAGCGCGTCCAGCAGCTCTGCCAGTACCTCGTCGAGCATTACGACGGTGACGCGGCAGCCGTCTGGCAGGACGTCGCCACCGGCAAGGAGCTGCTCGCGCGCCTCGAGGAGCTGCCCGGGTTCGGCAGGCAGAAGGCGCAGATCTTCCTCGCGCTGCTGGGCAAACAGCTCGGCGTGCGGCCCACCGGCTGGCGGGAGGCCGCAGGCCTCTACGGGGAGCCGAAGTCCTTCCGGTCCGTCGCCGACATCACCGGACCGGAGTCGCTGGGCAAGGTCCGGGCGCACAAACAGGAGATGAAAGCGGCGGCGAAAGTCGCGAAGGCCGGAAAAGCGGTGGCAGCCGGGAAAACCGGGACAGCGAGGAAAGCCGGGAAACAGGCCGAGAAACAGAAACCGACCAGCTGA
- a CDS encoding type II toxin-antitoxin system VapB family antitoxin, whose amino-acid sequence MIFKRIGNGRPYPDHGRESTRQWADVAPRPVRLDQLVTTKQQLDLETLLAEDSTFYGDLFAHVVKWQGDLYLEDGLHRAVRAALQQRQVLHARVLELD is encoded by the coding sequence GTGATCTTCAAGCGCATCGGAAACGGCCGGCCGTACCCCGACCACGGCCGGGAAAGCACCCGGCAGTGGGCGGACGTCGCACCGCGCCCGGTCCGCCTCGATCAGCTGGTGACCACCAAGCAGCAGCTCGACCTGGAAACCCTGCTCGCGGAGGACTCCACCTTCTACGGCGACCTGTTCGCGCACGTCGTGAAGTGGCAGGGCGACCTGTACCTGGAGGACGGACTGCACCGCGCGGTGCGAGCGGCGCTCCAGCAGAGACAGGTGCTGCACGCCCGCGTCCTCGAGCTGGACTGA
- a CDS encoding LytR C-terminal domain-containing protein, which translates to MGGKYRITGDKYPRMRPHRRRGRLAVVVVGCGAVLGVAGWGTLQLIDVFTGGGGTATAASGCSKTTTKAGPAASASASAATSGGTGTGAGTTAGARTGAGAGPGAVPKPAQITVNVFNATTRSGLAKTTADELKKRGFRIGEVGNAAKQYDKKVTGTGVLLGPASSLNTSLPVLATQLGTAERRTDAARKGTTVDLIIGNGFKALTSRPEAAKALTALAAPRPTAGATTKKGC; encoded by the coding sequence ATGGGCGGCAAGTACCGGATCACGGGGGACAAGTACCCCCGCATGCGTCCCCATCGTCGACGCGGCCGGCTTGCCGTCGTGGTCGTCGGCTGCGGCGCCGTGCTCGGCGTGGCGGGCTGGGGCACCCTGCAGCTCATCGACGTCTTCACAGGCGGCGGGGGCACTGCCACGGCTGCGTCCGGCTGCTCGAAGACCACGACGAAGGCGGGTCCCGCGGCCTCCGCCTCCGCGTCCGCCGCAACAAGCGGAGGCACGGGCACCGGCGCGGGCACGACAGCCGGTGCCCGTACTGGTGCCGGTGCCGGCCCCGGTGCGGTGCCCAAGCCCGCCCAGATCACGGTGAACGTCTTCAACGCCACCACCCGCAGCGGCCTCGCCAAGACGACCGCCGACGAGCTGAAGAAACGCGGCTTCAGGATCGGCGAGGTGGGCAACGCCGCCAAGCAGTACGACAAGAAGGTCACCGGGACCGGGGTGCTGCTCGGTCCCGCGTCCTCGCTCAACACCTCGCTGCCGGTCCTCGCGACGCAGCTCGGCACCGCCGAGCGCCGCACCGACGCCGCCCGCAAGGGCACCACGGTCGACCTGATCATCGGCAACGGCTTCAAGGCCCTGACGAGCCGGCCCGAGGCGGCCAAGGCCCTGACGGCGCTGGCCGCCCCGCGCCCGACGGCAGGCGCCACCACGAAGAAGGGCTGCTGA
- the upp gene encoding uracil phosphoribosyltransferase — MRLHVVDHPLVAHKLTTLRDQRTDSATFRRLADELVTLLAYEATRDVRTEQVDIKTPVASTTGVKLSYPRPLVVPILRAGLGMLDGMVRLLPTAEVGFLGMIRNEETLEASTYATRMPEDLSGRQVYVLDPMLATGGTLVAAIRELIRRGADDVTAVVLLAAPEGVAVMERELAGGPVTVVTAAVDDHLNEHGYIVPGLGDAGDRLYGAAE; from the coding sequence ATGCGTCTCCACGTCGTCGACCACCCCCTGGTCGCTCACAAACTCACCACGCTGCGCGACCAGCGCACGGACTCCGCGACCTTCCGCCGGCTGGCCGACGAACTGGTCACCCTGCTCGCCTACGAGGCCACGCGGGACGTGCGCACCGAACAGGTCGACATCAAGACGCCGGTCGCCTCGACCACCGGCGTCAAGCTCTCCTACCCGCGCCCGCTGGTCGTGCCGATCCTGCGCGCGGGCCTCGGCATGCTGGACGGCATGGTCCGGCTGCTGCCGACGGCCGAGGTGGGCTTCCTCGGCATGATCCGCAACGAGGAGACGCTGGAGGCGTCCACGTACGCCACGCGCATGCCGGAGGACCTCTCCGGCCGCCAGGTGTACGTCCTGGACCCGATGCTGGCCACCGGCGGCACCCTGGTCGCCGCGATCCGAGAGCTGATCCGGCGCGGCGCCGACGACGTCACGGCCGTGGTGCTGCTCGCCGCCCCGGAGGGCGTGGCGGTCATGGAGCGCGAGCTCGCGGGCGGCCCGGTCACCGTCGTCACGGCGGCCGTCGACGACCACCTCAACGAGCACGGCTACATCGTGCCGGGTCTGGGCGACGCGGGAGACCGGCTGTACGGGGCGGCCGAGTAG
- a CDS encoding tRNA adenosine deaminase-associated protein — translation MYFAALLARTEDGWEASDTELDDVETLSDLADLAREASPDEDTVLVLIEQEDSWFGVVRIDGEEDPRIYVSDAAAAARSSYGEILLTDELLGRDPDDDDLDALDLDGTEDGEDEDEDEGSDVAKSGGSAEAVPHGPVGDAAILDDLGVSEKELKALSDDALSEIADALGASAVLETVR, via the coding sequence GTGTACTTCGCCGCACTGCTCGCGCGCACCGAAGACGGGTGGGAAGCGAGCGACACAGAGCTCGACGATGTGGAGACCCTGTCGGATCTGGCCGACCTGGCCCGGGAGGCCTCTCCGGACGAGGACACGGTGCTCGTGCTGATCGAGCAGGAGGACTCCTGGTTCGGGGTCGTCCGCATCGACGGCGAGGAGGATCCCCGCATCTACGTCTCCGACGCCGCTGCCGCCGCCCGCAGCTCGTACGGCGAGATCCTGCTCACCGACGAACTGCTCGGAAGGGATCCGGATGACGACGACCTGGACGCCCTGGATCTCGACGGCACCGAGGACGGTGAGGACGAGGACGAGGACGAGGGCTCCGACGTCGCCAAGAGCGGCGGCTCCGCGGAAGCCGTGCCGCACGGCCCGGTCGGCGACGCCGCCATCCTCGACGACCTCGGCGTCAGCGAGAAGGAACTGAAGGCGCTGTCCGACGACGCGCTCTCCGAGATCGCCGACGCCCTGGGCGCTTCGGCGGTCCTGGAGACGGTCCGCTGA
- the tadA gene encoding tRNA adenosine(34) deaminase TadA produces MRLALDEARLAARGSDVPVGAVMLAPDGTTVLARGHNEREAGGDPTAHAEVLAVRRAAEVTGAWRLSGCTLVVTLEPCTMCAGAIVQSRVDRVVYGARDDKAGAVGSLWDVVRDRRLNHRAEVIEGVLAKECAELLTDFFRER; encoded by the coding sequence ATGCGGCTCGCCCTGGACGAAGCCCGGCTGGCCGCCCGGGGCTCAGACGTCCCGGTCGGCGCCGTGATGCTGGCTCCTGACGGCACGACGGTCCTCGCCAGAGGCCACAACGAACGCGAGGCCGGCGGCGATCCGACGGCCCACGCGGAGGTGCTCGCCGTCCGGCGGGCGGCCGAGGTGACCGGCGCGTGGCGGCTGTCCGGCTGCACGCTCGTCGTGACCCTCGAACCGTGCACGATGTGCGCGGGCGCGATCGTGCAGTCTCGGGTGGACCGGGTCGTCTACGGCGCCCGCGACGACAAGGCGGGCGCGGTCGGCTCCCTCTGGGACGTCGTCCGCGACCGACGGCTCAATCACAGGGCCGAGGTGATCGAGGGCGTGCTCGCGAAGGAGTGCGCGGAACTCCTCACGGACTTCTTCCGCGAGCGCTGA
- a CDS encoding Dabb family protein: MIRHLVLFKLNEGVERDDPRVVQGEAAFRALGGQIDELRFWELGWNISERPIAYDFAINSAVEDADALKRYLEHPAHQAGVALWREFATWVVADYEA; the protein is encoded by the coding sequence ATGATCCGCCACCTGGTCCTTTTCAAGCTCAACGAGGGCGTCGAGCGCGACGACCCCCGGGTGGTGCAGGGTGAGGCGGCCTTCCGGGCCCTGGGCGGACAGATCGACGAGCTGCGCTTCTGGGAGCTGGGCTGGAACATCAGCGAGCGGCCCATCGCCTACGACTTCGCGATCAACTCGGCGGTCGAGGACGCGGACGCCCTCAAGCGGTACCTCGAGCACCCGGCCCACCAGGCGGGCGTCGCGCTGTGGCGGGAGTTCGCCACGTGGGTGGTCGCCGACTACGAGGCCTGA
- a CDS encoding SigB/SigF/SigG family RNA polymerase sigma factor translates to MALTVSASTAPPQTEAPPAVVPESAPASVPGPVSGPAAGPASVPVSGTVPASASTPAPAMEAAMEAVAGVEAMQAVAAVAAVAASQTAPVPEVPPAPERRRGADTRALTQVLFGELKELQPGTPEHNRVRGALIEANLPLVRYAAARFRSRNEPMEDVVQVGTIGLINAIDRFDPERGVQFPTFAMPTVIGEIKRYFRDNVRTVHVPRRLHELWVQVNSATEDLTTAFGRTPTTAEIAERLRIGEDEVLSCIEAGRSYHATSLEAAQEGDGLPGLLDRLGYEDPALDGVEHRDLVRHLLVQLPEREQRILLLRYYSNLTQSQISAELGVSQMHVSRLLARSFQRLRSANRIEA, encoded by the coding sequence GTGGCGTTGACCGTGTCGGCCAGTACTGCGCCGCCTCAGACAGAGGCACCCCCGGCAGTCGTCCCGGAGTCGGCCCCTGCATCCGTTCCCGGCCCGGTCTCGGGCCCAGCCGCAGGCCCGGCCTCGGTTCCGGTCTCGGGCACGGTCCCGGCTTCGGCCTCGACCCCGGCGCCCGCCATGGAGGCCGCCATGGAGGCCGTGGCGGGCGTGGAGGCCATGCAGGCCGTGGCGGCCGTGGCGGCCGTGGCGGCCTCACAGACCGCTCCGGTCCCGGAGGTCCCTCCAGCCCCGGAGCGCCGCCGCGGCGCCGACACCCGTGCGCTGACCCAGGTGCTGTTCGGCGAGCTCAAGGAGCTCCAGCCGGGCACGCCGGAGCACAACCGCGTGCGCGGAGCGCTCATCGAGGCGAACCTCCCGCTCGTGCGCTACGCGGCCGCCCGCTTCCGCTCCCGCAACGAGCCGATGGAGGACGTGGTCCAGGTCGGCACCATCGGCCTGATCAACGCCATCGACCGCTTCGACCCGGAACGAGGCGTGCAGTTCCCGACGTTCGCCATGCCCACGGTCATCGGCGAGATCAAGCGGTACTTCCGGGACAACGTCCGCACGGTGCACGTACCACGCCGGCTCCACGAGCTGTGGGTGCAGGTCAACAGCGCGACCGAGGACCTGACGACCGCCTTCGGGCGCACCCCGACGACGGCGGAGATCGCCGAGCGGCTGCGCATCGGCGAGGACGAGGTGCTGTCCTGCATCGAGGCGGGCCGCTCGTACCACGCCACGTCGCTCGAGGCGGCCCAGGAGGGCGACGGCCTGCCCGGCCTGCTCGACCGCCTCGGCTACGAGGACCCGGCGCTGGACGGCGTGGAGCACCGCGACCTCGTCCGGCACCTCCTGGTCCAGCTCCCGGAGCGCGAGCAGCGCATCCTTCTGCTGCGCTACTACAGCAACCTGACGCAGTCCCAGATCAGCGCGGAGCTCGGCGTCTCCCAGATGCACGTCTCCCGCCTGCTGGCACGCAGCTTCCAGCGACTGCGCTCCGCCAACCGCATCGAGGCGTGA
- a CDS encoding RNA polymerase sigma factor SigF → MSAEQGSSKVLTLTLTPSESAPVAPVEPDVLDDVTAPEAPAAPALTATGAIDTRTLSRSLFLRLATLAEDSPERVYVRDTLIELNLPLVRYAAARFRSRNEPMEDIVQVGTIGLIKAIDRFDCERGVEFPTFAMPTVVGEIKRFFRDTSWSVRVPRRLQELRLALTKASDELSQKLDRSPTVAELAAVLGVSEEDVVDGLAVGNAYTASSLDSPAPEDDGGEGSLADRLGYEDTALEGVEYRESLKPLLAKLPPRERRIIMLRFFANMTQSQIGEEVGISQMHVSRLLTRTLAQLREGLISD, encoded by the coding sequence ATGTCCGCAGAACAGGGCAGCTCGAAGGTGCTCACGCTCACGCTCACGCCGAGCGAGTCCGCGCCCGTCGCGCCTGTCGAGCCCGACGTGCTCGACGACGTCACAGCCCCCGAGGCCCCCGCGGCCCCGGCTCTCACGGCCACGGGGGCCATCGACACCCGCACCCTGTCCCGCTCTCTGTTCCTGCGACTGGCCACTCTCGCCGAGGACAGCCCCGAGCGCGTGTACGTCCGCGACACCCTCATCGAGCTCAACCTCCCGCTCGTGCGCTACGCGGCGGCCCGCTTCCGCTCGCGCAACGAGCCGATGGAGGACATCGTCCAGGTCGGCACCATCGGCCTGATCAAGGCGATCGACCGCTTCGACTGCGAACGGGGCGTGGAGTTCCCGACGTTCGCGATGCCGACGGTCGTGGGCGAGATCAAGCGCTTCTTCCGCGACACGTCGTGGTCGGTGCGCGTGCCGCGCCGGCTGCAGGAGCTGCGGCTCGCGCTCACCAAGGCCAGCGACGAGCTCTCGCAGAAGCTGGACCGCTCCCCGACGGTCGCCGAACTCGCCGCGGTGCTGGGCGTCTCCGAGGAGGACGTCGTCGACGGCCTCGCCGTCGGCAACGCCTACACGGCCTCCTCCCTGGACTCCCCGGCTCCGGAGGACGACGGCGGCGAAGGCTCCCTCGCCGACCGCCTCGGCTACGAGGACACCGCGCTCGAGGGCGTCGAGTACCGCGAGTCGCTGAAGCCGCTGCTGGCCAAGCTCCCGCCGCGCGAGCGCCGCATCATCATGCTGCGCTTCTTCGCCAACATGACCCAGTCGCAGATCGGCGAGGAGGTCGGCATCTCCCAGATGCACGTCTCCCGCCTCCTCACCCGGACGCTGGCCCAGCTGCGCGAGGGCCTCATCTCCGACTAG